In Debaryomyces hansenii CBS767 chromosome B complete sequence, one genomic interval encodes:
- a CDS encoding DEHA2B00770p (similar to uniprot|P53275 Saccharomyces cerevisiae YGR127w): protein MCILISSIEHPDYPFILLSNRDEYFKRPTQRAHFKDYDGVRVLSPLDLGRQEHGTWIAVNTDGKLAVLVNYREKSNKDQISEISRGVLPLQYLISDELNEEWYTKLNKLISEKLPLGILDTVDDNVLSRIGGFSILYGQLNINKSTGTIEPLNILSNRGDVGKIFESNGDTSISDDIEIQKTFGLSNSLYNDPWRKVELGQKMLKETIQNSVKDNYTHDQLIESCFEILSYDTYNRNVAKNGTPHEAILELRNSIYIPPIELGTVNQLPDSSTVGKFYGTRTQTIIILDKKGNMHYYERDIHSSDSIDKNVKSKTNHFQFNISNK from the exons ATGTGTATCTTGATATCAAGTATCGAACATCCTGATTATCCATTCATTTTGTTGTCTAATCGggatgaatattttaagAGACCGACCCAAAGGGCGCATTTCAAAGATTATGATGGGGTAAGGGTATTATCACCCCTAGATTTAGGTAGACAAGAGCATGGAACATGGATTGCAGTAAACACAGATGGTAAACTAGCAGTGTTAGTTAACTATCGTGAAAAGAGCAATAAAG ACCAGATAAGTGAAATATCCCGAGGGGTACTTCCATTAcaatatttaatatctgatgaattgaatgaagaatGGTATACgaaattaaacaaattaatatcTGAAAAACTTCCTCTAGGAATTCTTGATACCGTGGATGATAACGTATTGAGTAGGATTGGTGGGTTTTCTATCTTATATGGTCAACTAAACATAAACAAAAGTACAGGAACAATAGAACCTTTAAACATTTTGAGTAATAGGGGCGATGTTGGAAAGATTTTTGAATCCAATGGAGATACATCTATTAGCGATGATATAGAGATTCAAAAAACATTTGgattatcaaattctttgtATAACGATCCCTGGAGAAAAGTAGAATTGGGCCAAAAAATGTTGAAAgaaacaattcaaaattcaGTCAAAGATAACTATACACATGATCAACTAATTGAAAGTTGCTTCGAAATATTGAGCTACGATACCTATAACAGAAATGTTGCAAAGAATGGTACGCCACATGAAgcaattcttgaattaaGGAATTCTATATACATCCCACCTATAGAGCTAGGTACTGTCAATCAGCTCCCCGATAGTTCTACTGTAGGTAAATTTTATGGTACTCGGACTCaaacaattattattttagaTAAAAAGGGCAACATGCACTATTACGAACGGGATATTCATAGTTCTGATTCCATAGACAAAAATGTAAAATCAAAGACtaatcattttcaattcaatatttcaaacAAATAG
- a CDS encoding DEHA2B00880p (similar to uniprot|P53912 Saccharomyces cerevisiae YNL134c), producing MYPQNKASLLTGATERGQLTRVGETIYPSINDNQILIKAVAYAANPTDWKHPVFGWGGEGAIAGSDVSGVVEEVGSGANDFKVGDVVSSFIHGNYFKDRGAFSDYVVLDPITTIKYPKRILKNEPLEVGLESAGLIDTFEGAASVNLGLATIGLSFHHNLSIKADKKKNASQYILLWGGGTTTGILAIQVAKLVYGLRVITTASPKHHDFLRSLGADAVFDYHDSDVVDQIKKVGGANIPYAFDMVSIDTSFQSIYDATSETEEVNLDNLGFLNASSIKTENSRKVRFETTLVNSVTGEDSNYDGLKFYSNPKLVQDFHEFWYDVFPQYITKIKHPNLIVLKEGLESVNEALEILRDNKVSGEKIVFRASRK from the coding sequence ATGTATCCTCAAAACAAAGCATCACTTCTTACTGGCGCCACCGAAAGGGGCCAGTTGACTAGAGTCGGCGAGACTATTTATCCTTCTATAAATGACAATCAGATACTAATCAAGGCTGTTGCGTATGCAGCTAATCCAACAGATTGGAAACACCCTGTTTTTGGCTGGGGAGGTGAAGGGGCAATAGCAGGCTCAGATGTCAGTGGAGTCGTTGAAGAAGTGGGATCAGGCGCAAATGACTTCAAAGTCGGGGATGTGGTTTCATCGTTTATACACggaaattatttcaaggACAGAGGTGCGTTTAGTGATTATGTTGTTCTCGACCCAATTACTACCATTAAATACCCGAAAAGGATCTTGAAAAACGAACCACTTGAAGTTGGTTTGGAATCTGCGGGTTTAATTGATACTTTTGAAGGTGCTGCTTCGGTTAATCTAGGACTTGCTACGATTGGGTTATCGTTCCATCACAACCTTTCTATCAAGGCtgacaagaagaaaaatgcTTCTCAGTATATCTTACTTTGGGGTGGTGGTACTACAACAGGTATTTTAGCAATCCAAGTGGCTAAACTCGTTTATGGCCTAAGGGTTATCACCACTGCTTCACCAAAGCATCATGATTTTTTAAGATCATTAGGCGCTGATGCAGTTTTTGATTACCATGATTCTGATGTAGTAGATCAGATCAAAAAGGTTGGTGGAGCTAATATTCCCTATGCATTTGATATGGTTTCGATTGACACGAGCTTTCAGCTGATTTACGATGCTACCTCAGAAACCGAAGAAGTCAACCTTGATAATTTAGGATTTTTAAATGCTAGTAGCATCAAAACtgaaaattcaagaaagGTCAGGTTCGAAACCACATTAGTGAATTCAGTTACTGGGGAGGATTCAAACTATGATGGCCTTAAGTTTTATTCTAACCCAAAACTAGTACAAGATTTCCACGAATTTTGGTATGATGTTTTCCCTCAATATATTACTAAGATCAAGCATCCCAATTTGATAGTTTTGAAGGAGGGTTTAGAGTCCGTAAATGAAGCGCTTGAGATTTTGAGAGATAATAAAGTCAGTGGTGAGAAGATAGTTTTCAGGGCATCACGTAAGTAA
- a CDS encoding DEHA2B00836p (no similarity) gives MIFKREGLDSVNAALQKFKENKTCDKMMIFRASEHNKDSYLSYRIVFDKMP, from the coding sequence ATGATCTTCAAAAGAGAAGGTTTAGATTCAGTAAATGCGGCCTTACAGAAgttcaaagaaaataaaacttGCGATAAGATGATGATCTTTAGAGCCTCAGAACATAATAAAGACAGTTATTTAAGTTACAGAAttgtatttgataaaatgccGTAG
- a CDS encoding DEHA2B00792p (similar to uniprot|Q06522 Saccharomyces cerevisiae YPR147c), protein MTLKTFPHEEYTSIYHKNPLQHSASVRPLLVLIPGNPGLVDFYITYLNLIQKRNPNLEILCISHAGFKSDGNIIDDDSVFTYYNLEFQIEHKIDILKYFILNENRNTELYFLSHSVGSYINQRVVHRLLNNSELQNKMDIKFLGLICPTIIDIGRSNSGQIITKMFAYLPIIQIAIYLSVLINSLFPESFVKFVVKNVVIDKSSSTREESQESIENSTIGALKIFRSKNIIKQALNLAKEEMKTILKDDEFNDWFFKGLPSKYDIRIWAYFAHTDHWVHDTTKDYILARYHSDSNKKLSFQIGDMEDSITHSFCVNESIEFSQITSEKLSDILP, encoded by the coding sequence ATGACTTTGAAAACGTTCCCTCACGAGGAGTACACCTCGATATATCACAAGAACCCGCTCCAGCATTCTGCATCTGTTCGTCCGTTGTTAGTTTTAATTCCCGGAAATCCAGGCTTGGTTGATTTTTATATTacttatttgaatttaatccAAAAAAGGAATCCtaatcttgaaatattgtGTATTTCTCATGCAGGCTTCAAATCTGATGGAAATATTATAGATGATGATTCAGTTTTCACATACTACAATTTAGAATTCCAAATAGAACATAAAATTGACATTCTTAAATACTTCATTTTAAATGAAAACAGAAACACCGAGTTGTATTTTCTATCTCACTCTGTGGGATCTTATATTAACCAAAGAGTCGTTCATCGtttgttgaataatagCGAGCTTCAGAACAAAATGGATATAAAGTTTCTTGGGTTAATTTGTCCAACAATTATAGATATTGGCAGATCCAATTCAGGCCAAATTATAACGAAAATGTTTGCATATCTACCAATAATCCAAATTGCGATATATTTATCTGTTCTTATAAATTCTCTTTTTCCTGAATCATTTGTCAAATTCGTTGTCAAAAATGTAGTAATTGACAAGTCCTCATCTACGAGAGAAGAATCACAGGAATCAATAGAGAATTCGACTATAGGCGcgttgaaaattttcaggTCTAAGAATATTATCAAGCAGGCTTTGAACTTGGCGAAGGAAGAAATGAAGACTATTCTCAAAGACgatgaatttaatgattgGTTCTTCAAAGGTTTACCATCAAAATACGATATACGAATTTGGGCATATTTTGCCCATACTGACCACTGGGTTCATGATACTACTAAGGACTATATATTAGCTAGATATCATAGTGATAGCAACAAGAAGTTGTCATTTCAAATAGGAGATATGGAAGATTCTATAACGCATAGTTTTTGTGTAAATGAAAGTATCGAATTTTCACAGATTACAAGTGAAAAACTAAGCGATATTTTACCATag
- a CDS encoding DEHA2B00858p (similar to uniprot|P53912 Saccharomyces cerevisiae YNL134c), whose translation MPVNNNACIHTGALKRGQSTIVKSIPYPKINDDQILIKAVAYAANPTDWKHIAVNWGGKGAIAGSDVSGIVSEVGFNVKGFEVGDIVSSFMHGNFTETRGAFSEYVIADVNTTIKYDKSNFNSQAIEEGDHRSNFINTYEGAASVTLGLGTVGVSFHYHLGIKVDKQANASKYILIWGGATGTGILAIQIAKLIYGLKVITTASSDHHNFLRTLGADEVFDYHDSDVVDQIKKVGNSNINYALDTVSDTQTFQSVYDATVETKEVTIDNLLFLKLDEAKMDPSRKITSTSTLVFHVDGTEMNLDGSIIPPDMELVNVYNDFWFNILPPYISKIKHADLKVLKAGLESANEALDLLRDNKIKAEKIVFRLSV comes from the coding sequence atgcCTGTAAATAACAATGCTTGTATACATACAGGGGCTCTTAAACGTGGACAAAGCACTATAGTTAAGTCAATTCCTTATCCAAAGATCAATGATGATCAAATCTTGATCAAAGCTGTTGCATATGCAGCTAATCCTACTGATTGGAAGCACATCGCTGTTAACTGGGGAGGCAAAGGAGCAATCGCAGGATCAGATGTAAGTGGAATTGTTTCAGAAGTTGGATTTAACGTTAAGGGGTTTGAAGTTGGTGATATAGTTTCATCATTTATGCATGGAAATTTCACGGAAACCAGAGGGGCGTTTAGTGAGTATGTTATTGCTGATGTAAATACGACAATCAAATATGATAAATCCAACTTCAATTCACAGGCTATCGAAGAGGGAGACCATAGATCGAACTTTATAAATACGTACGAAGGGGCTGCTTCAGTTACATTGGGACTTGGTACAGTTGGTGTTTCgtttcattatcatctaGGAATAAAGGTTGATAAACAAGCCAATGCATCTAAATACATTTTGATTTGGGGTGGGGCTACAGGTACAGGTATTTTAGCCATTCAGATAGCCAAGCTCATCTATGGCTTGAAGGTTATCACCACTGCATCTTCCGATCATCATAATTTTTTAAGGACATTAGGTGCCgatgaagtatttgatTACCATGATTCGGATGTTGTTGATCAGATAAAGAAAGTAGGCAATTCTAACATCAACTACGCATTGGATACTGTTTCAGACACGCAGACTTTTCAATCTGTTTATGATGCTACGGTAGAAACCAAAGAAGTGACCATtgacaatttattatttttgaaattggacGAAGCTAAGATGGACCCATCAAGAAAGATCACTTCAACATCAACATTGGTTTTTCATGTAGACGGAACAGAAATGAACTTAGATGGTCTGATTATTCCACCAGATATGGAATTGGTGAACGTCTACAATGACTTCTGGTTTAATATTCTTCCCCCAtacatttcaaaaattaaacaCGCTGAtttgaaagttttgaaGGCTGGTTTAGAATCAGCTAATGAAGCTTTGGACTTGCTAAgagataataaaattaaggCCGAAAAGATAGTGTTTAGATTATCTGTTTAG
- a CDS encoding DEHA2B00748p (similar to uniprot|P32581 Saccharomyces cerevisiae YJL106w IME2 serine/threonine protein kinase): protein MMEKVTISVPVVKKRVVPPDINNPPSGIPLKSFGDHYQAISSLGNGSFGSVVLAKYKKDEKNLLKVDLRKRGTLIDPLEESDAHLSCLVAIKTMKTPLCTLNEATTVKEVKFILRIPSHPSLVQIYDMFIDNKEFHLHIVMETMNQNLYQLMRARKRIKFSPATLKSVLTQLLEGIRHIHKYDYFHRDVKPENILIMPTSQYYGSRENIPPNRRGDNYVLKLADYGLARHIGNLGKYTSYVATRWYRSPEILLRRMWYSKPVDMWAFGTIAVEVANFIPLFPGASEVDQIWRILEVLGSPTLPSFGTHMHKGHYYPPLGGYWKEAQLLSSRMGFSLPYTDGVQICNLIPDSVSELGEVVKACLTWNPDVRADVETVCAMSYFKNTSVSKAYKEPERPSNKMTRPSPLKEVNGSFQMFSGIQPYKMSLNEFNNKKRMRNSSSFESQNSYIPQYNNENYLSNSFNQMKSNAISKTEFQIHDDFDDGYEKEFMKEYIGKQAGNSISQGRDSFDFENKCIKNIGDDSNITPRGINNTPPELAEEYCNESFNFYDLNYSNNEGDAIITEYDSENTYSKNDHDYSWEGFNNLDITNNDSVNNTEQYIPNNLAALKEPLEDEFGIIADISFGSSHGIKC, encoded by the coding sequence atgaTGGAGAAAGTCACCATCAGCGTTCCAGTTGTTAAAAAGCGTGTGGTTCCGCCAGATATCAATAATCCACCCAGTGGGATTCCATTGAAGTCGTTTGGCGACCATTATCAAGCTATAAGTAGTCTTGGTAATGGAAGTTTTGGATCGGTTGTGTTGGCAAAGTAcaagaaagatgaaaagAACCTTTTAAAAGTAGATTTGAGAAAAAGGGGAACACTTATAGATCCTTTGGAAGAATCCGATGCTCATCTCAGTTGTTTAGTTGCAATTAAAACAATGAAGACACCACTCTGTACTTTAAATGAAGCAACAACAGTCAAAGAAGTTAAATTTATTCTCCGAATACCTTCTCATCCTAGCTTGGTACAGATATATGATATGTTCATCGATAATAAAGAGTTCCACCTTCATATTGTAATGGAGACGATGAATCAGAATTTGTACCAGCTAATGAGAGCtagaaagagaattaaGTTTTCACCGGCCACCTTGAAAAGTGTTTTGACACAACTTTTGGAAGGAATTCGCCATATCCACAAGTACGATTATTTCCACCGAGATGTGAAACCAGAGAATATCCTTATAATGCCCACGCTGCAATATTATGGATCACGAGAGAACATTCCTCCTAATCGGAGGGGTGATAACTACGTATTGAAACTAGCTGATTATGGTCTAGCACGTCATATAGGCAATCTTGGCAAGTACACTTCTTACGTTGCTACAAGATGGTATCGCTCGcctgaaattttattaagGAGAATGTGGTATTCCAAGCCCGTTGATATGTGGGCTTTTGGTACAATTGCCGTCGAGGTTGCTAACTTCATACCGTTATTTCCAGGAGCTAGCGAAGTTGATCAGATCTGGAGAATCTTAGAGGTACTTGGAAGTCCGACTCTTCCTAGTTTTGGTACGCATATGCACAAGGGACATTATTACCCACCTTTAGGTGGCTATTGGAAAGAAGCTCAACTATTATCGTCGAGGATGGGGTTTAGTTTACCCTACACTGATGGTGTCCAAATCTGCAATCTTATACCTGATTCAGTATCTGAGTTGGGTGAGGTTGTCAAAGCATGTCTTACTTGGAACCCCGATGTGAGAGCTGATGTTGAAACTGTTTGTGCTATGTCATACTTCAAGAACACCTCAGTTTCAAAAGCGTACAAAGAGCCAGAAAGACCTAGTAATAAAATGACAAGGCCATCACCTTTGAAGGAAGTGAACGGCTCTTTTCAGATGTTTTCTGGAATACAGCCATATAAGATGTCGttgaatgaattcaataacaaAAAGCGTATGAGGAATAGCTCCAGCTTTGAATCCCAGAATTCTTATATACCACAGTACAACAATgagaattatttgagtaATTCTTTTAATCAGATGAAAAGTAATGCCATACTGAAGACAGAATTCCAAATAcatgatgattttgatgacGGATATGAAAAGGAATTTATGAAGGAATACATAGGTAAGCAAGCAGGAAATTCTATTTCCCAAGGTAGAGATctgtttgattttgaaaataaatgcATCAAGAATATCGGGGATGACAGTAATATAACACCCCGGGGCATAAATAATACGCCTCCAGAACTTGCAGAAGAATACTGTAACGAGAGTTTTAATTTTtatgatttaaattattcaaataacgAGGGAGATGCAATAATAACCGAATATGATAGTGAAAACACctattcaaaaaatgacCATGATTACTCTTGGGAAGGGTTCAATAATCTCGATATTACCAATAATGATTCGGTAAATAATACCGAACAATACATCCCAAATAATTTAGCAGCTTTAAAGGAGCCTCTTGAAGACGAGTTTGGTATAATAGCAGATATATCATTCGGAAGTAGTCATGGGATTAAATGTTGA
- a CDS encoding DEHA2B00924p (similar to uniprot|P38074 Saccharomyces cerevisiae YBR034c HMT1 nuclear SAM-dependent mono and asymmetric arginine dimethylating methyltransferase) has translation MSATDKTSLPFTEQHYFSSYDHFGIHEEMLKDTSRTLSYRSAMYKNKHLFKDKVVLDVGCGTGILSMFAVKAGAKHVYSVDMSNIIGKAKEIVSLNGFEDKITLLQGKLEDIELPVKEVDIIVSEWMGYFLLYESMLDTVLYARDKYLVEGGLILPDKCSMYIAGIEDAQYKEEKIHYWEDVYGFDYSPFIDVAMVEPLVDTVNNQSLITTPHKFFEFDINTVTKEGLAYHKNFDLKAIDTDLCHAYIVWWDCEFPGDETVILHTGPMHQYTHWKQTVFYMDQVLNLKKGDHIKGSIASRPNTKNPRELDVEISWNVKTDSNDKSREKTGKYNYFMR, from the coding sequence ATGTCTGCTACTGATAAAACCAGCTTACCGTTCACTGAACAAcattatttttcttcttatGACCATTTTGGGATTCATGAAGAAATGTTGAAGGATACTTCCAGAACATTATCATATAGATCAGCTATGTACAAGAACAAGCATCTCTTTAAGGATAAGGTTGTCCTTGATGTTGGATGTGGTACCGGTATTCTCTCTATGTTTGCTGTTAAAGCCGGTGCTAAACATGTCTATTCTGTTGATATGTcaaatattattggaaaagcCAAAGAAATCGTATCGTTGAACGGGTTTGAAGACAAAATCACATTGTTACAAGgtaaattagaagatatcGAATTGCCAGTTAAAGAGGTTGATATAATTGTTTCTGAATGGATGGGATACTTTTTGTTATACGAATCAATGTTGGATACTGTTTTGTATGCCCGAGACAAGTACTTGGTCGAAGGTGGATTAATTTTACCAGACAAATGTTCGATGTACATTGCTGGTATTGAAGATGCTCAGTAcaaggaagaaaagatCCATTACTGGGAAGATGTTTATGGATTTGATTACTCTCCATTCATCGATGTTGCTATGGTTGAACCTTTGGTCGATACCGTCAACAATCAATCTTTGATTACGACTCCACacaaattctttgaatttgatataaataCTGTTACAAAAGAAGGGTTAGCTTATCACAAGAATTTTGACTTGAAAGCTATTGACACTGATTTATGCCATGCTTATATCGTTTGGTGGGATTGCGAATTCCCAGGTGACGAAACAGTTATCTTACACACTGGTCCAATGCATCAATACACTCATTGGAAACAAACTGTTTTCTACATGGATCAAGTTCTTAACTTAAAGAAAGGTGATCATATTAAAGGGTCGATTGCTTCCAGACCAAATACCAAGAACCCAAGAGAATTAGACGTTGAAATCAGTTGGAATGTTAAGACTGACTCGAATGATAAGTCAAGAGAAAAGACTGGTAAGTATAATTATTTCATGCGTTAA
- a CDS encoding DEHA2B00902p (similar to uniprot|P53912 Saccharomyces cerevisiae YNL134c) encodes MSHINKAALLTGSTDKGQLTEVGEIAYPKINDDQILIKAIAYAANPTDWKHVLGKWGGKGDIAGSDVSGTVIEVGPKVKGFEVGDVVSSFMHGNFSKTRGAFSDYVIADVNTTIKYDKSTFNSKPLEVGDHKSDSINTFEGAASINLGLVTVGLSFNHKLGIKADKQTNASKYILIWGGATATGILAIQVAKLAYGLKVITTASSKHHDFLKSLGADEVFDYHDSNVIEQIKKTGGANINYALDTVSNEQTFQSVYDATADTKDVAIDNLLFLTPDKIKTDDSRKVSFQTSLAYCVDGNDVNLNGLVVPSPPELVKEFNDFWFNVIPQYVTKLRHANLKVLEPGLKTTNEALELLREDKVAGQKVVFRAN; translated from the coding sequence atgtcTCACATTAACAAAGCTGCTCTTCTTACTGGATCGACTGATAAAGGCCAATTGACTGAAGTTGGCGAAATTGCTTATccaaaaattaatgatgatcaaattttaattaaagCTATTGCTTATGCTGCCAATCCTACTGATTGGAAACACGTTCTTGGCAAATGGGGTGGAAAAGGTGATATTGCAGGATCTGATGTTAGTGGTACAGTTATTGAAGTTGGTCCTAAGGTTAAGGGGTTTGAAGTTGGCGATGTGGTTTCGTCATTTATGCACGGTAACTTCTCTAAGACTAGAGGAGCATTCAGTGACTACGTGATTGCCGATGTCAACACCACAATCAAGTACGACAAGTCTACGTTCAATTCTAAACCACTTGAAGTTGGTGATCATAAGTCAGATTCGATTAATACATTTGAAGGCGCTGCGTCCATTAATTTGGGGCTTGTAACGGTAGGCTTGTCTTTCAACCATAAGCTTGGTATCAAGGCTGATAAACAAACTAACGCTTCCAagtatattttgatttggGGTGGTGCTACGGCTACAGGTATCTTAGCAATCCAAGTCGCTAAGCTTGCATATGGTTTAAAGGTCATTACAACCGCATCCTCAAAGCATCACGATTTCTTGAAATCGTTAGGTGCTgatgaagtatttgatTACCATGACTCAAATGTCATTGAGCAGATAAAGAAAACTGGTGGTGCTAACATCAACTACGCATTGGATACTGTTTCCAACGAACAAACTTTCCAATCGGTGTACGATGCCACGGCTGATACTAAGGATGTtgctattgataatttgctCTTTTTAACTCCTGACAAAATTAAGACTGATGATTCAAGAAAGGTTTCTTTCCAAACTTCCCTTGCATATTGTGTGGATGGAAATGATGTTAACTTGAATGGCTTAGTCGTTCCATCACCACCGGAGTTAGTAAAGGAATTCAACGATTTTTGGTTCAATGTTATCCCACAATACGTCACAAAACTCAGACATGCTAACTTGAAGGTTTTGGAGCCTGGTTTGAAAACCACCAATGAGGctttggaattattaagAGAGGATAAAGTGGCCGGTCAAAAGGTTGTTTTCAGAGCAAATTAA
- a CDS encoding DEHA2B00814p (weakly similar to uniprot|P53322 Saccharomyces cerevisiae YGR260w TNA1 high affinity nicotinic acid plasma membrane permease), producing the protein MVSSVESVHSEQDKFANIQKSSQDSFQNIDNEEYSLSTDHTDDAKYKKQLDKIYRKLDFRIIPALWCLYFLTSFGSNSYGLTLTMNSEQGHSLIQELKLSSKDTSTASALCYVGYIIFDVPMNLIMTRVSPQSWLARIVITVGLVYTCYHVLSNNKGVIAIRFISGMVGAGTWPGLSYYVSLWYPNERSTRRIGYYFTAAQISAAVAGLVSAGFQKMDGVRGYTGWQWMYLVYGVITMAAGISLLWWLPDRPFKTTKDYSQSTNFFIKFYNKVFTPTHPLSPEEREIHRKDIESRYVLLEWTWKDVVQIITDIRIWPLIIMYFGVVGTGFGLAVFGSTIIAVNNPNLTSIQVSLLYAPIWLFDLGGILLITPFADRYKKLRALMFSSATLIIIIGMFVTTFAHGSWNKYAGLLIAGFGLGPTVPICMSWASEIFQPAYGDVGTAVSAALVSGLGNLGSVTATYALYSGWPEDKARLYRNSNMMLVVMLGTSIIAAAVCHLIKDKTRQKR; encoded by the coding sequence ATGGTATCGAGTGTAGAATCAGTTCATAGCGAACAAGATAAATTTGCAAACATTCAAAAATCAAGTCAAGATAgctttcaaaatattgacaatgaagaatattcatTAAGTACTGATCATACTGACGACGCTAAATATAAAAAGCAGTTAGATAAGATATACAGGAAGCTAgattttagaattattcCAGCATTATGGTGTTTATACTTCTTAACGTCATTTGGTTCAAATTCTTATGGGCTAACATTAACTATGAATTCTGAACAGGGCCATTCTTtgattcaagaattgaaattaagcTCTAAGGATACCTCAACTGCATCAGCGCTTTGTTATGTTGgctatattatatttgatgttCCAATGAACTTAATTATGACTCGGGTAAGTCCTCAGTCATGGCTAGCACGAATAGTTATTACAGTTGGATTGGTTTATACCTGTTACCATGTCTTAAGTAATAACAAGGGTGTGATAGCTATTCGATTTATTTCTGGCATGGTTGGAGCTGGTACATGGCCAGGCTTATCTTACTATGTTTCATTATGGTACCCGAACGAAAGACTGACTAGAAGAATTGGGTACTATTTTACTGCCGCCCAAATATCTGCTGCAGTAGCCGGTCTAGTTAGTGCTggatttcaaaaaatggaTGGTGTTCGTGGTTATACTGGATGGCAATGGATGTATTTAGTATATGGTGTTATTACAATGGCGGCTGGTATTCTGTTACTCTGGTGGCTTCCTGACAGACCATTCAAAACAACAAAAGATTACTCGCAATCTACTAacttctttattaaattttataataagGTTTTTACTCCTACTCATCCATTATCCCCAGAAGAACGTGAAATTCACAGAAAAGACATCGAATCTCGTTACGTTTTGTTGGAATGGACATGGAAAGATGTTGTCCAGATTATCACGGATATAAGAATTTGGCCGCTAATTATAATGTACTTTGGAGTTGTTGGAACCGGTTTCGGATTAGCTGTTTTTGGCTCTACGATCATTGCTGTAAACAATCCGAATTTGACCTCAATTCAAGTTTCGTTGCTCTATGCACCAATCTGGCTTTTTGATCTTGGAGGTATCCTATTAATCACTCCGTTTGCTGATAgatataagaaattaagaGCGTTGATGTTCTCACTGGCAActttgattattattataggAATGTTTGTTACTACATTTGCTCATGGGTCGTGGAATAAGTATGCTGGTCTACTTATTGCTGGGTTTGGTTTGGGTCCAACAGTGCCAATTTGTATGTCATGGGCTTCAGAAATATTCCAACCTGCTTATGGAGACGTCGGAACTGCTGTGAGCGCAGCATTAGTTAGTGGACTTGGAAATTTGGGCTCGGTTACGGCAACATATGCCTTATATTCTGGTTGGCCAGAAGATAAAGCAAGGTTATAcagaaattcaaatatgatgTTGGTGGTTATGCTAGGAACTAGTATTATTGCAGCCGCTGTCTGCCACCTTATTAAGGACAAAACTCGACAAAAAAGATAA